The proteins below come from a single Candidatus Kryptonium sp. genomic window:
- the cmr1 gene encoding type III-B CRISPR module RAMP protein Cmr1, translating to MHEITLSCSVITPMFMAGADGRTPEIRPSEFKGMMRWWWRAIKAEDDIDKLREEENKIFGGTENAGKSKVQLKVELENSSTSNNVSSEINNYNGLKYLYYSTFTLKSRGQPIIREYFADNTKFKITLTSFDQHSFKNAVASLWLAIYLGGFGTRARRGGGNIEVLDVECEQNNTINFICQAENRNDLKKFLEDNINAIKSICRPENGTEEYTNLIGAKILIFDPYEDWKGALDFLGGNYMKFRRELRRDKSVQDLSAFGMPIIFSLSGFKRRLVPYDLKNGKKRLSERWASPVIFKVIKSKNNKYFPVVISLKPGGVKFFGEEKKEKKKENRKVEKTEEIKRDKLNEEKKESWKVEKEKIEKINTNILNDFLEFLKKERKWEELNI from the coding sequence ATGCATGAGATTACTCTTTCCTGCTCAGTTATAACTCCTATGTTCATGGCAGGGGCAGATGGAAGAACACCCGAAATTAGACCTTCTGAATTTAAAGGCATGATGCGCTGGTGGTGGAGAGCTATCAAAGCGGAAGATGATATTGATAAGTTAAGGGAGGAAGAGAATAAAATTTTTGGGGGAACTGAAAACGCTGGCAAAAGCAAAGTTCAACTGAAAGTAGAACTGGAAAACTCTTCTACTAGCAACAATGTATCGTCAGAAATAAATAATTATAATGGACTAAAATACCTCTATTACTCCACTTTCACACTCAAATCAAGAGGTCAACCAATAATAAGAGAATACTTCGCAGATAACACTAAATTCAAAATAACTCTTACCTCCTTTGATCAGCATAGCTTTAAAAATGCAGTAGCTTCACTCTGGCTCGCAATCTATCTTGGGGGTTTCGGAACAAGAGCAAGAAGGGGTGGGGGGAACATTGAAGTTTTGGATGTCGAATGTGAACAAAATAACACAATAAATTTTATCTGCCAAGCAGAAAATAGAAATGACCTTAAAAAATTTCTTGAGGATAACATAAATGCTATAAAAAGTATTTGTAGACCTGAAAATGGAACCGAAGAATATACAAATCTAATAGGGGCAAAAATACTTATATTTGATCCATATGAAGATTGGAAAGGTGCTCTAGACTTCTTAGGAGGGAATTATATGAAGTTCAGAAGAGAGTTAAGAAGAGACAAATCCGTACAAGATTTATCCGCTTTTGGTATGCCTATCATATTCTCGCTCTCGGGATTTAAAAGAAGATTAGTTCCGTATGATTTAAAAAATGGCAAAAAAAGACTCTCAGAACGGTGGGCTTCTCCGGTCATATTTAAAGTTATAAAATCAAAAAATAATAAATATTTCCCAGTTGTTATAAGTTTGAAACCGGGAGGGGTTAAATTTTTCGGAGAAGAAAAGAAAGAAAAAAAGAAAGAAAATAGGAAAGTTGAAAAAACAGAAGAAATTAAAAGGGACAAATTGAACGAAGAGAAAAAAGAAAGTTGGAAAGTTGAAAAAGAAAAAATAGAAAAAATTAATACGAATATATTGAATGATTTTTTAGAGTTTTTAAAGAAAGAAAGAAAATGGGAGGAACTAAACATATGA